The Flavobacteriales bacterium genome includes a region encoding these proteins:
- a CDS encoding Eco47II family restriction endonuclease produces the protein MKNKYVNFISDQHLLACIGNLHKAYLKAKNNITKKNFYSNKVDTIKLTFDSKFNDIEEEKLIQSEILRQIDKSINNSIGTFHEQILGGIKGYEAGNLSGYDVKATDNTLFADIKNKHNTMNSSASEALFQKLKRYADDYKQAKCYWVQILAKGSFCELWSGDINGKEYSHSRVYKISGDQFYALLSGQQDAMFQLYKVLPGAIEDYLKSVEETEEIVKNSALEEIKSETKTSKRTILDQITFENYSYYPGFDRL, from the coding sequence ATGAAAAACAAATATGTAAACTTCATATCCGACCAACATTTGTTGGCCTGTATAGGGAATCTTCACAAAGCATACTTGAAGGCGAAAAACAACATCACAAAGAAGAATTTTTACTCAAACAAGGTTGACACAATCAAATTGACCTTCGACTCAAAATTCAATGACATTGAAGAAGAAAAGTTAATTCAATCAGAGATTCTAAGACAAATTGACAAATCAATCAATAACTCAATCGGAACTTTTCACGAACAAATTTTGGGCGGCATAAAAGGCTATGAAGCGGGCAATTTGAGCGGTTATGACGTCAAAGCAACTGACAACACTTTGTTTGCTGACATAAAAAACAAACATAATACTATGAACAGTAGTGCATCCGAAGCACTCTTTCAAAAGTTAAAACGATATGCAGACGATTACAAACAAGCAAAATGTTATTGGGTGCAAATTCTTGCTAAAGGCAGTTTTTGTGAATTGTGGAGCGGAGACATAAATGGCAAAGAATACAGCCATAGCAGAGTCTATAAAATTTCGGGTGACCAATTTTATGCTTTGCTATCAGGGCAACAAGATGCAATGTTTCAATTATACAAAGTTCTTCCAGGTGCAATCGAAGACTATCTGAAATCAGTTGAAGAAACCGAAGAAATTGTTAAAAACTCTGCTTTGGAAGAAATTAAATCAGAAACTAAAACCAGCAAAAGAACAATTTTAGACCAGATCACTTTTGAAAACTACAGCTACTATCCTGGTTTTGACAGGCTGTAG